A region from the Lolium perenne isolate Kyuss_39 chromosome 4, Kyuss_2.0, whole genome shotgun sequence genome encodes:
- the LOC127348185 gene encoding uncharacterized protein: protein MARLTVDQRARLALTNLRSMMMIPSVKMRTILIRFMLDVFDPATGTFEIGENNGAVSLGFVDVECLFGLVNEGFSAGEILTEEGEDVKHRIPPQFLSKSTGNIIIDELIDDIIKSKLADDEFLRRVVLVLLGTVLAPMATKIVPAKFYALVEDVDRMSKINWNAFTLRVLLDSIRLVRKGRQIRQWPKGNLGMLQYLYWEKCQPLEGECAFNPKLSMRPLMRNWTEAAATRRDNFDYENGRGRGNMKIDENITEEYRLMEPVVPDPVAAPQNNAKPVSAVPRKKQAPKPLDNGQTEILINRLTGYLDAQVQKMLATIPALCAQRTLEMFNKEGVTYKPAAAAVSGNMEDQEDVNSFRNGPRDKKEFMYKEESDSAGRGDSIHIIDMNLADEFDKLEKKFKEPAKNGTAKNANDAMRTPAKASGLNGTPAEKPFGDVGSTPDNPFIIENADPVTSDSEIDLDAVTISKFISKSKEDELGGKRKRTIPKKFQSPYALDRRTKRQVRGSSSKALNFDDKFGADKNAKPDASSDLSPELVDAAIVFLELASRSEQHKKKNVYRSVRGDEVNAERLRVVLDERWLSDDVIDGYIGHLNLRVGDDRFLCPAWRSKYLVDRANAGDKPKESSKNMDSAMVRSGAVGRVVTEYTVRDKVYFPLNIGNTHWTTVVMHIPKQEFQVLDSLYPIEFTLETVEALRRQIAEDMQVANEVTSGDHPDVSKWPILEYDMPQQHDGNSCGLFVMECMEHWDGDRMTAEISQIKINARRRRVVAEMMLSPSNTLEIVKEKIRSIASRINKKT, encoded by the exons ATGGCCCGTCTTACCGTGGATCAACGTGCTAGACTAGCTCTAACTAATTTAAGAAGTATGATGATGATTCCTTCTGTGAAGATGCGTACAATATTGATCAG GTTCATGCTTGATGTTTTTGACCCTGCCACTGGTACATTCGAAATAGGAGAGAACAATGGCGCGGTGTCTCTTGGTTTTGTCGATGTTGAGTGTCTCTTTGGTCTGGTTAATGAAGGTTTTTCAGCTGGGGAAATTCTTACCGAGGAAGGTGAAGACGTGAAGCATCGCATCCCACCACAGTTCTTAAGCAAATCAACCGGTAACATCATTATCGATGAATTAATTGACGACATCATTAAAAGTAAACTTGCCGATGATGAATTCCTGAGGAGGGTAGTCCTAGTGCTTCTTGGAACAGTACTTGCGCCTATGGCGACGAAGATTGTTCCAGCCAAGTTCTATGCACTAGTAGAAGATGTTGACCGAATGTCAAAAATCAATTGGAATGCATTCACTCTAAGGGTTCTGTTGGATAGCATTAGGCTGGTAAGAAAAGGTAGACAAATCCGTCAGTGGCCGAAAGGGAACTTAGGAATGTTGCAG TACCTATACTGGGAAAAATGTCAGCCGCTAGAAGGCGAGTGTGCATTTAATCCTAAACTGTCCATGCGCCCTCTAATGAGGAACTGGACTGAAGCAGCGGCCACGCGGAGAGACAATTTTGACTACGAGAATGGTCGCGGTCGTGGTAACATGAAG ATTGATGAAAATATCACTGAAGAGTATCGGTTGATGGAGCCAGTTGTGCCAGATCCTGTGGCTGCTCCTCAAAATAACGCCAAGCCCGTGAGTGCTGTTCCAAGAAAGAAACAGGCTCCAAAACCCCTTGATAACGGTCAGACGGAAATTCTGATAAATCGTTTAACGGGTTACCTTGATGCACAAGTGCAGAAGATGTTGGCTACCATCCCTGCCTTATGTGCTCAG AGAACATTGGAGATGTTTAATAAGGAAGGCGTGACTTACAAACCGGCAGCCGCAGCGGTTTCCGGTAACATGGAGGACCAGGAAGATGTCAACTCTTTCCGGAACGGGCCTCGTGATAAAAAAGAGTTCATGTACAAGGAAGAGAGCGATTCAGCAGGACGTGGAGATTCTATTCATATCATTGACATGAACCTGGCTGATGAATTTGATAAATTGGAAAAAAAATTCAAGGAGCCTGCTAAGAATGGTACTGCAAAGAATGCAAATGATGCTATGCGCACACCTGCCAAGGCTAGTGGACTGAATGGTACTCCAGCAGAAAAGCCATTTGGCGATGTTGGTAGCACACCGGATAATCCGTTCATCATTGAAAATGCTGATCCGGTGACATCAGATTCAGAAATTGATCTTGACGCAGTAACTATTAGCAAGTTCATATCTAAATCAAAGGAAGATGAGTTGGGTGGGAAGAGAAAGCGAACAATTCCCAAGAAATTTCAATCTCCCTATGCTCTAGACAGACGCACCAAGCGTCAAGTCCGTGGTTCATCCTCAAAAG CTCTGAATTTCGATGATAAATTTGGAGCAGATAAAAATGCAAAACCGGATGCATCATCTGATTTGTCGCCTGAACTAGTAGATGCAGCTATAGTCTTCCTCGAGCTTGCATCAAGGTCAGAGCAGCACAAGAAAAAGAATGTTTACCGGAGTGTCAGGGGCGATGAAGTAAACGCTGAACGTCTTCGTGTTGTTCTTGACGAAAGATGGTTGTCAGACGAT GTCATAGATGGTTACATTGGGCATTTGAACCTCCGTGTTGGGGATGACCGCTTCTTGTGTCCAGCATGGAGATCTAAATATCTAGTAGACCGGGCAAATGCCGGAGACAAACCCAAAGAATCCAGCAAGAACATGGATAGCGCGATGGTAAGATCTGGCGCGGTTGGTAGAGTGGTGACGGAATACACCGTCCGTGACAAG gtttatTTTCCACTCAACATTGGCAATACACACTGGACGACCGTTGTCATGCACATACCGAAGCAAGAATTCCAAGTTCTCGACTCTCTTTATCCTATAGAGTTTACGTTGGAGACTGTTGAGGCACTT CGGCGCCAAATTGCAGAAGACATGCAAGTGGCCAACGAAGTCACGAGTGGAGATCATCCCGATGTTTCAAAGTGGCCGATATTAGAGTACGACATGCCGCAGCAACATGACGG GAACTCTTGTGGATTGTTTGTGATGGAATGCATGGAGCATTGGGATGGGGATCGGATGACTGCAGAGATTTCACAG ATCAAAATTAATGCAAGGCGAAGACGAGTTGTCGCTGAAATGATGTTATCACCTTCGAACACGTTAGAGATCGTGAAAGAGAAAATTCGGTCCATCGCTTCCAGGATCAACAAGAAGACATAG